Proteins from a genomic interval of Williamwhitmania taraxaci:
- a CDS encoding replication-associated recombination protein A, producing the protein MDNQTPLAERLRPTKIEDYLGQAHLVGKGAILRRAIESGNLPSFLLWGPPGVGKTTLAKLVAHELNRNIFVLNAINSGVKEVREVFEKAKKLQFFNSAPPILFIDEIHRFNKAQQDSLLSAVEQGIVTLIGATTENPSFEVISPLLSRCQVFILKSLEDADMLKLLERALTTDLFLKQKTVIIEETDAILRFAGGDARKLLNILEIVVGASEEETIIVSNLIVTSRLQENIALYDKNGEQHYDIASALIKSIRGSDPQAAVYWLARMIEGGEDPKFIARRLIISASEDIGLANPNALLLATNGFQAVNVIGMPESRIILSEVAIYLATSPKSNSSYIAIDAALQKVGETGNLPVPLHLRNAPTKLMKDIGYGKEYQYAHSFDGNFADQEYLPEKISRTVFYNPGNNSKEKELLLKQNSLWKGKYSF; encoded by the coding sequence CGGCCAAGCGCATCTTGTGGGTAAAGGTGCCATTCTTCGCCGAGCAATTGAATCGGGAAACCTTCCCTCATTCTTGCTTTGGGGGCCTCCAGGTGTTGGTAAAACTACGTTGGCAAAATTAGTAGCCCACGAGCTGAACCGCAATATTTTTGTCCTAAATGCTATTAATTCTGGAGTAAAAGAGGTAAGAGAGGTCTTCGAGAAAGCAAAAAAACTGCAATTTTTCAACTCAGCACCACCAATTCTATTTATCGATGAAATCCATCGTTTTAATAAAGCCCAACAAGATTCCCTATTAAGTGCAGTTGAACAAGGAATTGTTACTCTAATTGGAGCCACCACAGAGAATCCATCGTTTGAGGTAATATCGCCACTATTATCACGATGTCAGGTATTTATACTCAAGTCGCTGGAAGATGCGGACATGCTCAAATTGCTCGAAAGAGCGCTTACCACAGACCTTTTCCTTAAGCAAAAGACAGTTATTATTGAAGAAACCGATGCAATACTTCGATTTGCAGGAGGCGATGCACGAAAACTCCTGAATATCCTTGAAATTGTTGTTGGAGCTTCCGAGGAAGAGACCATAATCGTGTCCAACCTTATCGTAACTAGTCGCCTTCAAGAGAATATTGCTCTTTATGATAAGAATGGCGAGCAACATTACGATATTGCCAGTGCACTAATCAAATCTATTCGCGGCAGCGATCCTCAGGCAGCCGTATACTGGTTGGCACGAATGATTGAAGGCGGAGAAGATCCAAAATTCATTGCACGAAGGCTCATAATATCGGCTTCAGAAGATATTGGATTAGCGAATCCTAACGCGCTTCTTCTGGCAACTAATGGATTTCAGGCTGTTAATGTAATTGGAATGCCCGAATCTCGAATTATTCTTTCGGAAGTTGCAATTTATCTTGCCACTAGCCCGAAGAGCAACTCCAGCTACATAGCTATAGATGCTGCGCTTCAAAAAGTTGGTGAAACTGGAAATTTACCTGTGCCACTCCACTTAAGAAACGCTCCAACAAAGTTAATGAAAGATATTGGCTACGGTAAAGAATACCAATACGCACATAGTTTTGATGGCAATTTTGCTGATCAAGAGTATCTTCCAGAGAAGATATCTCGAACGGTATTCTACAACCCTGGGAATAATAGCAAGGAAAAAGAGTTACTACTGAAGCAGAATAGCCTGTGGAAGGGAAAGTATTCATTTTAG